A DNA window from Drosophila biarmipes strain raj3 chromosome 2R, RU_DBia_V1.1, whole genome shotgun sequence contains the following coding sequences:
- the LOC108026867 gene encoding H/ACA ribonucleoprotein complex subunit 4 — MADVEARKKKKKIKEEPVDSDDIGTLQKQGNFQIKPSSKIAELDTSQWPLLLKNFDKLNIRSNHYTPLAHGSSPLNRDIKEYMKTGFINLDKPSNPSSHEVVAWIKKILKVEKTGHSGTLDPKVTGCLIVCIDRATRLVKSQQSAGKEYVAIFKLHGAVESVAKVRQGLEKLRGALFQRPPLISAVKRQLRVRTVYDSKLLDYDESRNMGVFWVSCEAGSYIRTMCVHLGLVLGVGGQMLELRRVRSGIQSERDGMVTMHDVLDAMWLYENHKDESMLRRVIKPLEGLLVNHKRIIMKDSSVNAVCYGAKIMLPGVLRYEDGIEIDQEIVICTTKGEAICLAIALMTTATMSSCDHGVVAKIKRVIMERDTYPRKWGLGPKASAKKALIAAGKLDKFGRPNENTPKEWLTGFVDYSAKKSAAAAPQEVSPTNGSSEPSKRKLSTSSVEETAVPAASEETPSKDKKKKKKKHKGDEEAPAAEEEPEPVEKEKKKKKKKDKDRDREEAQE, encoded by the exons ATGGCCGACGTGG AAGCAcgcaagaagaagaagaagatcaAGGAGGAGCCCGTGGACAGCGATGATATTGGCACGCTGCAGAAGCAGGGCAACTTCCAGATCAAGCCCTCCTCCAAGATTGCCGAGCTGGACACCTCGCAATGGCCTCTGCTCCTGAAGAACTTCGACAAGCTGAACATCCGCTCCAACCACTACACTCCCTTGGCGCACGGATCGTCTCCCCTGAATCGCGACATCAAGGAGTACATGAAGACTGGCTTCATCAACCTGGACAAGCCGTCGAACCCCAGCTCCCACGAGGTGGTTGCCTGGATCAAGAAGATCCTCAAGGTGGAGAAGACCGGCCACTCGGGCACGCTGGATCCCAAAGTCACGG GTTGCTTGATTGTCTGTATCGACAGGGCCACCCGACTAGTCAAGTCGCAGCAGAGCGCTGGTAAGGAGTACGTCGCCATCTTCAAGCTCCACGGAGCCGTGGAGTCTGTGGCCAAGGTGCGTCAGGGCCTGGAGAAGTTGCGAGGCGCCCTCTTCCAGCGACCACCTCTCATCTCCGCCGTAAAGCGACAGCTGCGAGTGCGTACTGTCTACGACAGCAAGCTGTTAGACTACGATGAAAGCCGGAATATGG GTGTTTTTTGGGTTAGTTGTGAGGCCGGATCCTACATCCGTACCATGTGCGTCCATCTGGGTCTCGTTCTTGGCGTCGGTGGCCAGATGCTGGAGCTGCGTCGAGTCCGTTCGGGCATTCAGTCTGAGCGCGACGGCATGGTGACCATGCACGATGTTTTGGACGCCATGTGGCTGTACGAGAACCACAAGGACGAGTCGATGTTGCGACGAGTGATCAAGCCGCTGGAGGGTCTGCTGGTCAACCACAAGCGCATCATCATGAAGGACAGTTCG GTAAATGCCGTTTGCTACGGTGCCAAGATCATGTTGCCCGGTGTCCTGCGCTACGAGGATGGCATTGAGATCGATCAGGAGATCGTCATTTGCACCACCAAGGGTGAGGCGATCTGCCTGGCTATCGCCCTCATGACCACAGCTACGATGTCCTCCTGCGACCACGGTGTGGTGGCCAAGATCAAGCGTGTGATCATGGAGCGCGACACATACCCGCGCAAGTGGGGTTTGGGCCCCAAGGCGTCGGCCAAGAAGGCACTCATTGCCGCTGGCAAACTGGACAAGTTTGGCCGGCCCAATGAGAACACACCTAAGGAGTGGTTGACTGGTTTCGTGGACTACAGTGCCAAGAAGTCAGCGGCAGCAGCTCCTCAAGAGGTTTCTCCCACCAATGGCTCCAGTGAACCCAGCAAG CGCAAGTTGAGCACCTCCAGCGTTGAGGAAACAGCGGTGCCCGCAGCTTCCGAGGAGACTCCTTCCAAGgacaaaaagaagaagaaaaagaagcacAAGGGCGATGAGGAGGCCCCAGCTGCTGAGGAGGAGCCAGAGCCAGTAGAAAAggagaagaaaaagaagaagaagaaggataAGGATAGGGACAGAGAAGAGGCTCAGGAATAG
- the LOC108026748 gene encoding 28S ribosomal protein S17, mitochondrial — protein sequence MSRRGLLLMGQCMPCIKQNASKIRIRRMELDKNLNMYFKKDEFYFAHDPQKVCKTGDVVLIRELPERLTRLITHNVEKVVYPLGDITDPLTGKKVVVGKYREDIEMTNQLFGKAEKAFDYEKAPPRGRLEGTKDFTHGETYIKYHEDGKDQPFAV from the exons ATGTCGCGGCGGGGTCTACTACTCATGGGCCAGTGCATGCCCTGCATCAAGCAGAATGCCTCCAAGATCCGCATTCGGCGCATGGAACTGGACAAGAATCTGAATATG TACTTCAAAAAGGACGAGTTCTACTTTGCCCACGATCCGCAGAAGGTATGCAAAACCGGGGATGTGGTCCTGATCAGGGAGTTGCCCGAGCGGCTCACCCGCCTCATCACGCACAACGTGGAAAAGGTCGTCTACCCGTTGGGTGACATAACCGATCCACTTACTGGAAAGAAAGTGGTCGTGGGCAAGTACCGCGAGGATATCGAGATGACCAACCAGCTGTTCGGCAAGGCGGAGAAGGCCTTCGACTACGAGAAGGCTCCGCCACGAGGTCGCCTCGAGGGAACCAAGGACTTCACGCACGGAGAGACCTACATCAAGTACCACGAGGATGGCAAGGACCAGCCGTTCGCCGTGTAA